TCAACTTTGATCCCTTCCATTACGGTTTCCCAAAGTTTTGTTGTCGCTTCGGTTGGACCTGCTAAGAAAGAATCATCACCTTCATACGGGGTGTAGTTCTTCTGAATAAAATCACGCACGTTGACATTTTCTTGCCAGTCACCGGCAACAAACCCTGTCCACGCAACTTTTTGTGCTTCATTAAGTTCTGACATAGTCATTTCCTTTTTTAATTGATAAAAAATAAGTCTGTTAGTTCGTTAGTACATTAGTGAGCTTTAGTTAAATAACGTTGGAATAAGCCGATACAAACTGCGCCGCCCACAATGTTGCCCAACGTTACGGGAATTAAATTCTTCACAATGAAATGATAAAGATCTAAGTCTGCATATTTCATTGGATCCACACCTATTTGTTGCCAAAATTCTGGTGTACTAAAATGTGCTGTAATAATGCCAAGCGGAATCATAAACATATTTGCCACACAGTGCTCAAAACCTGATGCCACAAATAAGCCAATCGGCATAATCATAATAAATGCTTTGTCTGTAACAGTTTTACCAGAATAAGACATCCATACTGCTACACACACCATAATGTTACATAAAATACCAAGGTTAAATGCTTCAAACCAAGTATGATGAATTTTATGTTGCGCGGTTGCCAAAATGGTTAAACCCCATTGACCACTCGCTGCCATGGTTTGTCCCCCAAACCAAATCACCGCAGCAATAAATAAACCGCCTACAAAGTTGCCTAAATATACCACAATCCAATTTCGAATCATTTGTGTTGTGGTTATTTTTCCGCCTACGCGGGCAACTAAGGTTAAAGTAGAAGAGGTGAATAATTCAGATCCTAAAATTACCACCATAATTACGCCTAAAGAGAAGACTAACCCACCGACTAACTTGGTTAATCCCCAAGGCGCTCCTGCGCTTGCTGTTTGTGTCGTCGTATAGAATACAAAGGCTAAAGCAATACAAGCCCCAGCACTAATACCAGACAGAAATGATAAAAATGGGCGTTTTTGCGCTTTATACGCAGCGACGCTTTCAGCATAATCCGTTGCTTCAACTGGTGTGAGAGCAACAGAAGATTGATTTAAATTTTCTGATGCCATATCTAACTCCAAATAGTTGGTTTATTATTTCTTATACTACAACATAGGTATTCCTATACCCATTTGGTATTCTACTCTCTTATGAAACCATTGCAAGAAATCCCCGACTTATTCCAAAAAAATTTGATATATTGCAAGTTTTGGTAAATTTTGTCTTCAAATACAAAAAAAGCGAGATATCACTATCCCGCTTTTTATGTATAAATAACCTAGATTAAAACGCAATACGATCGCGATTTTTCTCTAAGGTTGCTTTACCAATACCTTGTACTTCAAGCAATTGTTCTGCCATAGTGAAATTACCGTGCTTTTCACGATACTGCACAATGGCTTCCGCCTTTTTCGCACCAATACCAATTAGCGCTTTTTGAATTTCTGATGCACTGGCGGTATTGATATTTAATTTATCACTCACTGCTTGTTGTGTAGTTTGTGATGCGGTTTGTTGCTGAACTTGCACTTGAGGTTGAGCCTGTTCAGCCACCTTATCTTCTGCAAACACTTGCGAGCTCAACATTGTGGTTGCAACAAATAATGAACTAAATAAATGTTTCATCAATTTCATAAAAATGCCCTTTATTAACAAAAAGTACCGTTGATTCATATCAACAGCGACATTTTTAAGAAACACCAAA
This portion of the Haemophilus parainfluenzae T3T1 genome encodes:
- the focA gene encoding formate transporter FocA produces the protein MASENLNQSSVALTPVEATDYAESVAAYKAQKRPFLSFLSGISAGACIALAFVFYTTTQTASAGAPWGLTKLVGGLVFSLGVIMVVILGSELFTSSTLTLVARVGGKITTTQMIRNWIVVYLGNFVGGLFIAAVIWFGGQTMAASGQWGLTILATAQHKIHHTWFEAFNLGILCNIMVCVAVWMSYSGKTVTDKAFIMIMPIGLFVASGFEHCVANMFMIPLGIITAHFSTPEFWQQIGVDPMKYADLDLYHFIVKNLIPVTLGNIVGGAVCIGLFQRYLTKAH
- a CDS encoding helix-hairpin-helix domain-containing protein, whose translation is MKLMKHLFSSLFVATTMLSSQVFAEDKVAEQAQPQVQVQQQTASQTTQQAVSDKLNINTASASEIQKALIGIGAKKAEAIVQYREKHGNFTMAEQLLEVQGIGKATLEKNRDRIAF